The proteins below are encoded in one region of Mya arenaria isolate MELC-2E11 chromosome 15, ASM2691426v1:
- the LOC128220458 gene encoding uncharacterized protein LOC128220458, whose translation MPEELRPMETNNSLVKENKESTLTMTADGQTDGHDRITERGQRNGEPFHNSEGNGGLRVNPTSSVSVYIHQNSQNEEREEQELGGVVNQSFTPVDRDHQRVSRTEGTNMMKNHVVYIGGGRTNTVLRSDVLSRNCVMDTTMEKPSSKQRVWSRCFQFTVMVVISSIISSAIVAPLILALVRSSSESLKEIPNWRSEQNNPNISKSDALIRENPDRTIIGSFVPDQDLLYRDKVLRWNNSLYANTQYMVASDTDSCVKVMEAGIYEVVSQITFQPSSDTSILAHTLLTKGQDGEEEAVQKKLISVPARIQSLEKEAYKLPSNLIAFADMKSGDELCTRLSPLEQVYASTLDNALTIIRL comes from the exons ATGCCAGAAGAGTTACGTCCcatggaaacaaacaattcgctggtaaaagaaaacaaagaatCAACGTTGACCATGACGGCAGACGGTCAGACGGACGGACATGACAGAATCACAGAAAGAGGGCAAAGGAATGGAGAACCATTTCATAATTCTGAAGGGAATGGAGGATTACGTGTGAACCCTACAAGTAGTGTTTCCGTGTACATTCATCAGAATAGTCAGAACGAAGAGAGGGAAGAACAGGAGCTGGGTGGGGTTGTGAACCAAAGTTTTACCCCGGTGGACAGGGACCACCAGAGAGTGTCCAGAACTGAAGGAACCAACATGATGAAGAATCATGTTGTTTATATAGGCGGTGGAAGGACAAACACTGTGCTACGCTCTGACGTTTTGTCTCGCAATTGTGTTATGGACACGACAATGGAGAAGCCCTCATCCAAGCAAAGAGTGTGGTCAAGGTGCTTCCAGTTCACCGTGATGGTCGTGATATCTAGTATAATTTCAAGCGCAATAGTTGCACCGCTCATACTGGCCCTCGTGCGGTCGTCATCAGAAAGCCTGAAG GAAATTCCCAATTGGCGGTCAGAACAAAACAATCCAAATATCTCAAAATCAG ATGCCTTAATACGGGAAAACCCGGATAGAACGATTATTGGAAGTTTCGTACCAGACCAAGACCTTCTTTATA GAGACAAAGTTCTTAGATGGAATAACTCTCTGTATGCGAATACGCAATACATGGTTGCCAGCGACACGGACTCTTGTGTTAAGGTAATGGAAGCAGGAATATACGAGGTCGTGTCCCAAATCACCTTCCAACCCTCTTCCGATACCAGCATCTTGGCCCACACACTGCTCACCAAAGGCCAG GATGGGGAGGAAGAGGCCGTGCAAAAAAAGTTGATCTCAGTTCCCGCCCGAATTCAGTCCCTCGAGAAAGAGGCCTACAAGCTTCCAAGCAATCTAATCGCATTTGCGGATATGAAGTCTGGGGACGAACTGTGTACCAGGTTATCGCCGCTTGAACAAGTCTACGCGTCCACTTTAGATAACGCGCTGACCATTATCAGATTGTAA
- the LOC128219033 gene encoding uncharacterized protein LOC128219033 — protein sequence MEHINEIGEHDSSLPESVERLNRRLSRSLSIDEAFNSSKKEFKGGISAECMVVTLPTFVDETLKEEDSVKEVKERAQEKSFKEKKMDGLGVHEAGIGHEGGVDRTLKAPPCAYVTQNSVNEDREKAEKSKLLNGIGSVVDLRQDPSVKKQIYRSLSKQASVCEDQKENKDDDLVDKRPHVAIEMEWCSKTLASEVSSTQTVTGSRLERRWRRVMWCMVVNAIITFLLSCAVIVLIISRPTSSEPLQVSEFVSAKFAMPDSQKPLQESFKNKPEHARPIGRFVLDQQVLKNEGSLRWKESEQTAGSSVKPSQNDSCVVVPEAGLYRVSSLITFKFNGLTDRSEVAHSVSVPTDTDEGTLQRQVIAVPYRDPALPKRQETMVPSFHLTTAKVKAHNRICIAVTPVNLVYKSNIDNALMVEKVE from the exons ATGGAACATATAAATGAGATCGGTGAACACGACAGTTCATTACCAGAAAGTGTCGAGAGATTGAATAGACGTCTTTCAAGGTCTTTAAGTATCGACGAAGCATTTAACAGTTCGAAAAAAGAATTTAAGGGTGGAATAAGTGCCGAGTGTATGGTTGTGACCTTACCGACATTTGTTGACGAAACTTTGAAAGAAGAAGACAGTGTGAAGGAAGTGAAAGAAAGAGCACAAGAGAAGAgctttaaagaaaagaaaatggaCGGATTGGGCGTACACGAAGCGGGTATAGGCCATGAAGGTGGGGTCGATCGGACTCTAAAAGCCCCGCCGTGTGCTTACGTTACACAAAATAGTGTGAACGAAGACAGGGAAAAGGCGGAGAAAAGCAAATTGCTTAATGGCATAGGTTCAGTTGTGGACCTTAGACAGGACCCGTCAgtgaaaaaacaaatttatcgAAGTCTTTCGAAACAGGCGTCAGTGTGCGAAgatcaaaaagaaaataaagatgATGATTTGGTGGATAAACGACCACATGTTGCGATAGAAATGGAATGGTGTTCAAAAACTTTAGCTTCCGAAGTTTCCTCGACCCAAACGGTCACCGGAAGCCGTTTGGAGCGGAGATGGAGGCGTGTGATGTGGTGTATGGTAGTTAACGCCATCATAACTTTTCTGCTGTCATGCGCCGTCATTGTATTGATCATAAGTAGACCGACCTCCTCAGAACCTCTCCAGGTTTCGGAGTTCGTCTCG GCCAAGTTTGCAATGCCGGATTCCCAGAAGCCCTTGCAGGAAAGCT TCAAGAACAAACCTGAACATGCCAGACCAATTGGACGATTTGTTCTCGATCAGCAGGTCTTAAAAA ACGAAGGTTCATTGAGATGGAAGGAGTCGGAGCAGACAGCTGGGTCAAGCGTGAAGCCCAGCCAGAACGATTCCTGTGTAGTGGTGCCGGAAGCCGGACTCTACAGGGTCTCCTCACTGATCACTTTCAAATTTAATGGGCTGACGGACCGCTCCGAGGTGGCACACAGCGTCTCCGTGCCGACTGACACTGATGAGGGCACGTTGCAGAGGCAAGTGATCGCCGTCCCCTACAGAGACCCCGCACTTCCAAAGCGCCAGGAGACAATGGTGCCAAGTTTTCACCTTACCACCGCAAAAGTCAAGGCCCATAACCGGATATGTATAGCGGTCACCCCGGTGAATCTTGTGTACAAGTCAAACATAGACAACGCACTTATGGTGGAAAAAGTAGAGTGA
- the LOC128220549 gene encoding caveolin-1-like produces MADALDLINRDPNNLNDHIKVCFEDVLGEPEGAHAIDCVWKLAYTCFNCWLGLCYKISTLLCGICIAAEWGCAFAEIAFYHVWFITPALKYCELNCAVCTKLLKTCTQCCCEPCCEAFGAFFIHCKK; encoded by the exons ATGGCAGACGCTCTGGATTTGATTAACCGTGACCCGAACAATCTGAATGACCATATCAAG GTCTGTTTCGAAGATGTTCTAGGAGAGCCCGAGGGTGCCCACGCCATCGACTGCGTCTGGAAGCTCGCCTACACCTGCTTCAACTGCTGGCTCGGACTCTGCTACAAGATCTCAACCCTCCTCTGTGGTATCTGTATCGCCGCCGAGTGGGGCTGTGCCTTCGCCGAGATCGCCTTCTATCACGTCTGGTTCATCACCCCAGCCCTCAAATACTGCGAGCTCAACTGTGCCGTCTGCACAAAGCTCCTCAAGACCTGCACCCAGTGCTGCTGCGAGCCCTGCTGTGAAGCCTTTGGAGCATTCTTCATCCACTGCAAGAAATAA
- the LOC128220562 gene encoding caveolin-3-like — MADALDLINRDPNNLNDHIKVCFEDVLGEPEGAHAIDCVWKLAYTCFNCWLGLCYKIATLLCGICIAAEWGCAFAEIAFYHVWFITPSLKYCELNCAVCTKLLKTCTQCCCEPCCEAFGALFIHFKK, encoded by the exons ATGGCAGACGCTCTAGATTTGATTAACCGTGACCCAAACAATCTGAATGACCACATCAAG GTCTGTTTCGAAGATGTTCTAGGAGAGCCCGAGGGTGCCCACGCCATCGACTGCGTCTGGAAGCTCGCCTACACCTGCTTCAACTGCTGGCTCGGACTCTGCTACAAGATCGCAACCCTCCTCTGTGGTATCTGTATCGCCGCCGAGTGGGGCTGTGCCTTCGCCGAGATCGCCTTCTATCACGTCTGGTTCATCACTCCATCTCTCAAATACTGCGAGCTCAACTGTGCCGTCTGCACAAAGCTCCTCAAGACCTGCACCCAGTGCTGCTGCGAGCCCTGCTGTGAAGCCTTTGGAGCATTATTCATCCacttcaaaaaataa
- the LOC128218973 gene encoding uncharacterized protein LOC128218973, which produces MEHINEIGEHDSSLPESVERINKRLSRSLSIEEAFNRSKKEFKSGISAECKVVTLPTLVDETLKEEDSVKEVKEMAQEKSFTEKKMERLGAHEAGIGHEVVVDRTLKAPPCVYVTQNSVNEDREVERSKLLVNRTSPVVNLKQDPFKAQFYRSFSKQVSMLEDQNGNKDGDSMYKQPHVAPKDNVETSVAIEIESCSKTLASKASSTQSVTGGHAELTWRRMLPFMIVSVLLSCVLIGIPLAVLEVHRILSSEPPVNDTKSEPDSQKHWHESYTDNAEHVRPIERFVLDQQFLKEEGKVRWKESEQTARSSVKPSQNESCVVVPEAGRYMVYSQITFAFDGLTDRSEVAHSVNVRSGTDVNMVQKKLIAVPYRDPKLPRRQQTMEPSNLITSAKVEAHDRICIEVSPANLVYVSQVDNALMVAKVE; this is translated from the exons ATGGAACATATAAATGAGATCGGTGAACACGACAGTTCATTACCAGAAAGTGTTGAGAGAATTAATAAACGTCTCTCGAGGTCTTTAAGTATCGAAGAAGCATTTAACCGTTCGAAAAAAGAATTTAAGAGTGGAATAAGTGCCGAGTGTAAGGTTGTGACCTTACCGACATTAGTTGACGAAACTTTGAAAGAAGAGGACAGTGTGAAGGAAGTGAAAGAAATGGCACAAGAGAAGAGCTTTACAGAAAAGAAAATGGAGAGATTGGGCGCACACGAAGCGGGTATAGGCCATGAAGTAGTGGTCGACCGGACTCTGAAAGCCCCGCCGTGCGTTTACGTTACACAAAATAGTGTGAACGAAGACAGGGAAGTGGAGCGTAGCAAATTGCTTGTGAATCGCACAAGTCCAGTTGTGAACCTTAAACAGGATCCGTTTAAAGCACAATTTTATCGAAGTTTTTCAAAACAGGTGTCAATGCTCGAAGATCAAAATGGCAATAAAGATGGCGATTCGATGTACAAACAACCACATGTTGCACCGAAAGACAACGTGGAAACGAGCGTTGCGATAGAAATTGAATCTTGCTCGAAAACTTTAGCTTCCAAAGCTTCTTCGACCCAATCGGTTACTGGCGGCCATGCGGAATTGACATGGAGGCGTATGCTTCCCTTTATGATAGTATCTGTTCTGCTGTCATGTGTCCTCATTGGAATTCCACTGGCAGTTTTAGAGGTGCATAGAATCCTCTCCTCAGAGCCTCCG GTCAATGATACAAAGTCGGAGCCGGATTCCCAGAAGCACTGGCATGAAAGCT ATACGGACAATGCAGAACATGTCAGACCAATCGAACGATTTGTCCTCGATCAGCAGTTCTTAAAAG AGGAAGGCAAAGTGCGATGGAAGGAGTCGGAGCAGACAGCTAGGTCCAGCGTGAAGCCGAGCCAGAACGAATCCTGTGTAGTGGTGCCGGAAGCCGGACGCTACATGGTCTACTCACAGATTACTTTCGCATTTGATGGGCTGACGGACCGCTCCGAGGTGGCGCACAGCGTCAACGTGCGGAGTGGCACTGACGTTAACATGGTGCAGAAAAAATTGATCGCCGTCCCTTACAGAGACCCCAAACTTCCGAGGCGCCAGCAGACCATGGAGCCAAGTAATCTCATAACCTCCGCTAAGGTGGAGGCCCATGACCGGATATGTATAGAGGTCAGCCCGGCGAATCTTGTGTACGTGTCACAGGTAGACAACGCACTTATGGTGGCAAAAGTAGAGTGA